One window of the Coriobacteriia bacterium genome contains the following:
- a CDS encoding Mur ligase family protein, translated as MFAIDESAFFSAQQLAEITQGTWENLSGELTVKKFHYVPKYIEPGDLLVIRHEKWPNKKYLYNLHKVPDMVAKGIVAIMANMETPLNVHIPILRVSDTYQALRKIAIRTSKLSTAKRILVVGSYGKTAFKTHLWHLLKEHLPTYTCLNSSNFNASTYCDFASLKRNTEVFVLEKPIEHERKILRRVKIIAPDIVVLTSIGHEHIEKFKTIDHIIWLKTTYASGLAAGGKFIAPYDSEYYPQILAALQRYPGINILTFGSGANCHARLLAQRFRQFGWDIVAAIEGEIIRYRVPFPEAHAPTASLAELLCVYHLGIDVKTAVAHYYQCTNFKSSGALYHIHYQNKHFYLYDQSRRGGIEGYSSFFKTVAAFQPEAQGKKIVVTSNFVDHVDGEVALLDLAYFKQLIADADIHCLFSVEYFTEHGAVVPDNVIWEHRFTVADIQEAVLNSLENDDILCVKGIYESDLPRLLRYLKQLPGLRMKRLVSRPWEDDDFFELSDVHEIT; from the coding sequence ATGTTTGCTATTGATGAGAGTGCTTTTTTCAGTGCCCAACAACTTGCCGAAATTACTCAAGGCACCTGGGAAAACTTGAGTGGCGAACTGACCGTTAAGAAATTTCATTATGTGCCAAAGTATATCGAGCCAGGCGATTTATTGGTCATTCGCCATGAGAAATGGCCGAATAAAAAGTATTTATATAATCTGCATAAAGTACCAGACATGGTTGCCAAGGGTATTGTGGCGATTATGGCGAATATGGAGACGCCCTTAAACGTGCATATCCCAATATTGCGAGTGTCAGATACTTATCAGGCACTACGAAAAATCGCCATTAGAACCAGCAAATTATCGACTGCTAAGCGTATTTTAGTGGTCGGTAGTTATGGTAAAACTGCTTTTAAAACACATTTATGGCATTTATTAAAAGAGCATTTACCAACGTATACTTGTCTTAATAGTTCTAATTTTAACGCTTCCACCTATTGTGATTTTGCCTCACTGAAAAGGAATACCGAGGTTTTTGTCTTAGAAAAGCCTATTGAGCATGAACGTAAAATTTTACGACGCGTCAAAATTATTGCCCCCGATATTGTGGTACTCACCTCTATCGGCCATGAACATATTGAAAAATTCAAAACCATTGATCATATTATCTGGCTAAAAACCACCTATGCCAGTGGTCTGGCCGCAGGTGGTAAGTTTATCGCGCCTTATGACAGTGAATATTACCCGCAAATTCTGGCGGCATTGCAACGTTATCCTGGCATTAACATTCTGACTTTCGGCAGCGGCGCAAACTGCCATGCGCGTTTATTAGCGCAACGTTTTAGGCAATTTGGCTGGGATATCGTTGCCGCTATCGAAGGCGAAATTATTCGCTATCGCGTACCTTTTCCAGAAGCCCATGCGCCGACTGCCTCGTTAGCTGAATTATTATGTGTTTATCATTTAGGGATTGATGTCAAAACGGCGGTTGCGCATTATTATCAATGCACTAATTTTAAAAGCAGTGGTGCGTTGTATCATATTCATTATCAAAATAAACACTTTTATCTTTACGATCAAAGTCGGCGCGGTGGTATTGAAGGTTATAGCTCTTTTTTTAAAACAGTTGCTGCTTTTCAGCCCGAAGCCCAGGGTAAAAAAATAGTAGTTACCTCTAATTTTGTCGATCATGTGGACGGTGAAGTCGCGTTACTGGATTTAGCCTATTTTAAGCAACTGATAGCGGATGCTGATATTCATTGCCTGTTTAGCGTTGAATACTTTACCGAACATGGCGCAGTAGTCCCAGATAATGTTATTTGGGAACATCGCTTTACAGTGGCGGATATACAAGAAGCTGTGCTAAATAGTCTGGAAAATGATGATATTTTGTGTGTTAAGGGAATTTATGAAAGTGATTTACCCCGCTTGCTTCGTTATCTCAAACAGTTACCCGGACTGCGGATGAAACGTTTGGTTAGTCGGCCATGGGAAGATGATGACTTCTTTGAATTAAGCGATGTGCATGAAATAACTTGA